The following are encoded together in the Thunnus thynnus chromosome 15, fThuThy2.1, whole genome shotgun sequence genome:
- the tbc1d5 gene encoding TBC1 domain family member 5 isoform X1, whose protein sequence is MQHPNFETRHPLQTDEQQETGFDPLNNFNKNRSRGSLDSSSYSQSQSTFLSYRKEWDDLFLNSNYLARIRQAGINGRLRSSRFRSVCWKLYLEALPEDKSQWINKTKELRAQYEKIKETHITNPRKAAGQQDLVVNNPLSQDEGSLWNKFFQDKELKGMIKQDVLRTFPEICYFQDEDVRTKLTDILFCYARENEQLLYKQGMHELLAPIVFVLHCDHQAFQHASETASPSEEMKCLLNPLYLEHDAYALFSQLMDTAEPWFSSFEREVRRGKEEMLTSIPFARPQDSGPSVAIVTKVNRIQDQLVKKHDVELHMHLNRLEIAPQIYGIRWVRLLFGREFPLQDLLVVWDALFADSITLDLVDYIFVAMLLYIRDALIASNFQTCLGLLMHYPPIGDINALLQKSLFLRDPKNNPRPVNYQFQQNLDYYKTRGADLMNKTRSSSTVKTAPLNINKVSSSLLSFGRKLIAPAMSSGSSGISPINSEVHSSSSSSSSTSPASAPAPTLSHPLAEPPSSQAPPQSQSQHYRLLKSESMPVHLSKDVVSGGVSQVSLPAQTHTDTQGQSSRTVSSSPSTESFSGGRGHSTASPPLPPSRGSDVSTSSPPLSATKKESFFNITRSRSHSKTMGKKETQEEDLEAQVSFLQGQINDLEAMSKYCAKMMNTHICKIQEVILQEHLEKEDEVLVSLAGLKQIKDILKGALRFNQSQLEAEENEEITIADDHYTSTAAAETALSCNSHHGDHQQQGDSRPSRDSDLDGSVSTDEKEEEEQATTTPEQQVASSLGSEGKNWDDYILVSQDGDLQAAEGAGGGGGGGGGGVGRAAAERTPPIRRGRGLVRMEPEGAAGTFHDPLMAGTTSGSSSPDEGSTHSKDSDFTIVNPNDL, encoded by the exons ATGCAGCACCCCAACTTTGAGACCCGCCACCCGCTCCAGACAGACGAGCAGCAGGAGACGGGCTTCGACCCGCTCAACAATTTCAACAAGAACCGCAGCA GAGGATCTCTTGACAGCAGCAGTTACTCACAGTCTCAGTCAACCTTCCTCTCATATAG GAAAGAATGGGACGACTTGTTCCTCAACAGTAATTACCTGGCCAGGATCCGGCAGGCAGGCATCAACGGTCGACTGAGGAGCAGCCGCTTTCGGAGCGTATGCTGGAAG TTGTATTTGGAGGCTCTTCCAGAAGACAAGAGTCAGTGGATCAACAAGACCAAGGAGCTCCGAGCCCAGTATGAGAAGATTAAAGAAACG caCATCACGAACCCTCGCAAGGCTGCAGGCCAGCAGGACCTGGTGGTCAACAACCCGCTGTCACAGGATGAgggg AGCCTGTGGAACAAGTTCTTCCAGGATAAAGAGCTGAAGGGGATGATCAAACAAGACGTGTTGAGAAC GTTCCCTGAGATTTGTTACTTCCAGGACGAGGATGTGAGGACCAAGCTGACAGACATCCTCTTCTGTTACGCCAGAGAAAATGAACAGTTACTTTATAAACAG GGGATGCACGAGTTACTGGCTCCCATAGTGTTTGTGCTGCATTGTGACCATCAAGCCTTCCAGCATGCCAGCGAGACAGCCAGCCCCAG TGAGGAGATGAAGTGTCTGTTAAACCCACTGTACCTTGAGCACGATGCCTA TGCATTGTTCTCCCAGCTGATGGACACAGCAGAGCCGTGGTTCTCCAGCTTTGAGAGGGAAGTGAGGAGG GGTAAAGAAGAGATGCTGACCAGCATCCCGTTTGCTCGGCCCCAGGACTCAGGGCCATCTGTTGCCATAGTGACCAAAGTCAACCGCATCCAGGACCAGCTGGTGAAGAAGCACGACGTGGAGCTGCACATGCACCTCAACCGGCTGGAGATCGCCCCACAAATCTATGGCAT CCGGTGGGTACGTCTGCTGTTTGGCCGCGAGTTTCCACTCCAGGACCTGCTGGTGGTGTGGGACGCGCTGTTTGCTGACAGCATCACTCTGGACCTGGTGGACTACATCTTTGTGGCCATGCTGCTCTACATCCGAGATGCTC TCATTGCGAGTAACTTCCAGACCTGCCTGGGCCTGCTAATGCACTACCCTCCAATAGGAGACATCAATGCTCTGCTGCAGAAGTCTCTTTTCCTCAGAGATCCCAAA AACAATCCACGACCTGTCAACTACCAGTTTCAACAGAACCTGGATTACTACAAAACAAGGGGAGCTGACCTGATGAACAAGACCCg CTCTAGCTCCACTGTAAAAACAGCTCCCCTCAACATCAACAAAGTCTCCAGCAGCCTGCTGAGCTTCGGCAGGAAGCTCATTGCTCCAGCCATGTCGAGCGGGTCCAGCGGCATCTCGCCAATCAACAGCGAGGTAcattcctcctcctcgtcctcttcaTCCACCTCCCCCGCCTCAGCCCCTGCGCCCACCCTGTCTCACCCACTTGCTGAGCCTCCATCAAGCCAGGCGCCACCGCAGAGCCAGAGCCAGCACTACCGCCTGCTCAAGTCAGAGAGCATGCCTGTCCATCTCAGCAAAG ATGTAGTTTCAGGTGGAGTGTCTCAGGTCTCTCTCCCAGCCCAgactcacactgacacacaag GCCAAAGCTCCAGGACAGTAAGTTCCTCTCCCAGCACAGAAAGCTTCTCTGGCGGGCGGGGTCACTCCACTGCctctccacccctccctccatccagaGGGAGTGATGTCAGCACTTCATCCCCGCCTCTCTCCGCCACCAAGAAGGAGTCGTTCTTCAACATCACTCGCTCACGCTCTCACAGCAAGACCATGGGCAAGAAAGAGACG CAGGAGGAGGACCTCGAAGCCCAGGTATCTTTCCTGCAGGGTCAGATCAACGACTTGGAGGCTATGAGCAAATACTGTGCCAAGATGATGAACACCCACATCT GTAAAATCCAGGAAGTGATTCTTCAAGAACACTTGGAGAAAGAGGATGAGGTCCTGGTTTCACTGGCTGGACTCAAGCAG ATTAAAGACATCCTGAAGGGGGCGCTGCGCTTCAACCAAAGCCAGCTGGAGGCTGAGGAGAACGAAGAGATCACCATCGCTGACGATCACTACACCTCCACAGCGGCTGCAGAAACTGCCCTGAGTTGCAACAGTCACCACGGTGACCACCAACAGCAAGGTGACAGCAGGCCGAGCCGAGACTCCGACCTCGATGGGAGCGTGAGCACGgatgagaaagaagaggaggagcaggccACGACCACACCTGAGCAACAG GTGGCGTCTTCTCTCGGCTCGGAGGGTAAGAACTGGGACGACTACATCCTCGTATCCCAGGACGGAGACCTGCAGGCAGCCgagggagcaggaggaggaggaggaggaggtggtggaggagtaGGAAGGGCTGCAGCCGAGCGCACCCCTCCAATCAGAAGAGGGCGAGGCTTGGTGCGCATGGAGCCTGAGGGCGCGGCAGGGACCTTCCACGACCCCCTGATGGCCGGCACCACCTCGGGCTCCTCCAGCCCAGACGAGGGCTCCACTCACAGCAAGGACTCTGACTTCACCATCGTCAACCCGAACGACCTGTGa
- the tbc1d5 gene encoding TBC1 domain family member 5 isoform X2, which yields MQHPNFETRHPLQTDEQQETGFDPLNNFNKNRSRGSLDSSSYSQSQSTFLSYRKEWDDLFLNSNYLARIRQAGINGRLRSSRFRSVCWKLYLEALPEDKSQWINKTKELRAQYEKIKETHITNPRKAAGQQDLVVNNPLSQDEGSLWNKFFQDKELKGMIKQDVLRTFPEICYFQDEDVRTKLTDILFCYARENEQLLYKQGMHELLAPIVFVLHCDHQAFQHASETASPSEEMKCLLNPLYLEHDAYALFSQLMDTAEPWFSSFEREVRRGKEEMLTSIPFARPQDSGPSVAIVTKVNRIQDQLVKKHDVELHMHLNRLEIAPQIYGIRWVRLLFGREFPLQDLLVVWDALFADSITLDLVDYIFVAMLLYIRDALIASNFQTCLGLLMHYPPIGDINALLQKSLFLRDPKNNPRPVNYQFQQNLDYYKTRGADLMNKTRSSSTVKTAPLNINKVSSSLLSFGRKLIAPAMSSGSSGISPINSEVHSSSSSSSSTSPASAPAPTLSHPLAEPPSSQAPPQSQSQHYRLLKSESMPVHLSKDVVSGGVSQVSLPAQTHTDTQGQSSRTVSSSPSTESFSGGRGHSTASPPLPPSRGSDVSTSSPPLSATKKESFFNITRSRSHSKTMGKKETEEDLEAQVSFLQGQINDLEAMSKYCAKMMNTHICKIQEVILQEHLEKEDEVLVSLAGLKQIKDILKGALRFNQSQLEAEENEEITIADDHYTSTAAAETALSCNSHHGDHQQQGDSRPSRDSDLDGSVSTDEKEEEEQATTTPEQQVASSLGSEGKNWDDYILVSQDGDLQAAEGAGGGGGGGGGGVGRAAAERTPPIRRGRGLVRMEPEGAAGTFHDPLMAGTTSGSSSPDEGSTHSKDSDFTIVNPNDL from the exons ATGCAGCACCCCAACTTTGAGACCCGCCACCCGCTCCAGACAGACGAGCAGCAGGAGACGGGCTTCGACCCGCTCAACAATTTCAACAAGAACCGCAGCA GAGGATCTCTTGACAGCAGCAGTTACTCACAGTCTCAGTCAACCTTCCTCTCATATAG GAAAGAATGGGACGACTTGTTCCTCAACAGTAATTACCTGGCCAGGATCCGGCAGGCAGGCATCAACGGTCGACTGAGGAGCAGCCGCTTTCGGAGCGTATGCTGGAAG TTGTATTTGGAGGCTCTTCCAGAAGACAAGAGTCAGTGGATCAACAAGACCAAGGAGCTCCGAGCCCAGTATGAGAAGATTAAAGAAACG caCATCACGAACCCTCGCAAGGCTGCAGGCCAGCAGGACCTGGTGGTCAACAACCCGCTGTCACAGGATGAgggg AGCCTGTGGAACAAGTTCTTCCAGGATAAAGAGCTGAAGGGGATGATCAAACAAGACGTGTTGAGAAC GTTCCCTGAGATTTGTTACTTCCAGGACGAGGATGTGAGGACCAAGCTGACAGACATCCTCTTCTGTTACGCCAGAGAAAATGAACAGTTACTTTATAAACAG GGGATGCACGAGTTACTGGCTCCCATAGTGTTTGTGCTGCATTGTGACCATCAAGCCTTCCAGCATGCCAGCGAGACAGCCAGCCCCAG TGAGGAGATGAAGTGTCTGTTAAACCCACTGTACCTTGAGCACGATGCCTA TGCATTGTTCTCCCAGCTGATGGACACAGCAGAGCCGTGGTTCTCCAGCTTTGAGAGGGAAGTGAGGAGG GGTAAAGAAGAGATGCTGACCAGCATCCCGTTTGCTCGGCCCCAGGACTCAGGGCCATCTGTTGCCATAGTGACCAAAGTCAACCGCATCCAGGACCAGCTGGTGAAGAAGCACGACGTGGAGCTGCACATGCACCTCAACCGGCTGGAGATCGCCCCACAAATCTATGGCAT CCGGTGGGTACGTCTGCTGTTTGGCCGCGAGTTTCCACTCCAGGACCTGCTGGTGGTGTGGGACGCGCTGTTTGCTGACAGCATCACTCTGGACCTGGTGGACTACATCTTTGTGGCCATGCTGCTCTACATCCGAGATGCTC TCATTGCGAGTAACTTCCAGACCTGCCTGGGCCTGCTAATGCACTACCCTCCAATAGGAGACATCAATGCTCTGCTGCAGAAGTCTCTTTTCCTCAGAGATCCCAAA AACAATCCACGACCTGTCAACTACCAGTTTCAACAGAACCTGGATTACTACAAAACAAGGGGAGCTGACCTGATGAACAAGACCCg CTCTAGCTCCACTGTAAAAACAGCTCCCCTCAACATCAACAAAGTCTCCAGCAGCCTGCTGAGCTTCGGCAGGAAGCTCATTGCTCCAGCCATGTCGAGCGGGTCCAGCGGCATCTCGCCAATCAACAGCGAGGTAcattcctcctcctcgtcctcttcaTCCACCTCCCCCGCCTCAGCCCCTGCGCCCACCCTGTCTCACCCACTTGCTGAGCCTCCATCAAGCCAGGCGCCACCGCAGAGCCAGAGCCAGCACTACCGCCTGCTCAAGTCAGAGAGCATGCCTGTCCATCTCAGCAAAG ATGTAGTTTCAGGTGGAGTGTCTCAGGTCTCTCTCCCAGCCCAgactcacactgacacacaag GCCAAAGCTCCAGGACAGTAAGTTCCTCTCCCAGCACAGAAAGCTTCTCTGGCGGGCGGGGTCACTCCACTGCctctccacccctccctccatccagaGGGAGTGATGTCAGCACTTCATCCCCGCCTCTCTCCGCCACCAAGAAGGAGTCGTTCTTCAACATCACTCGCTCACGCTCTCACAGCAAGACCATGGGCAAGAAAGAGACG GAGGAGGACCTCGAAGCCCAGGTATCTTTCCTGCAGGGTCAGATCAACGACTTGGAGGCTATGAGCAAATACTGTGCCAAGATGATGAACACCCACATCT GTAAAATCCAGGAAGTGATTCTTCAAGAACACTTGGAGAAAGAGGATGAGGTCCTGGTTTCACTGGCTGGACTCAAGCAG ATTAAAGACATCCTGAAGGGGGCGCTGCGCTTCAACCAAAGCCAGCTGGAGGCTGAGGAGAACGAAGAGATCACCATCGCTGACGATCACTACACCTCCACAGCGGCTGCAGAAACTGCCCTGAGTTGCAACAGTCACCACGGTGACCACCAACAGCAAGGTGACAGCAGGCCGAGCCGAGACTCCGACCTCGATGGGAGCGTGAGCACGgatgagaaagaagaggaggagcaggccACGACCACACCTGAGCAACAG GTGGCGTCTTCTCTCGGCTCGGAGGGTAAGAACTGGGACGACTACATCCTCGTATCCCAGGACGGAGACCTGCAGGCAGCCgagggagcaggaggaggaggaggaggaggtggtggaggagtaGGAAGGGCTGCAGCCGAGCGCACCCCTCCAATCAGAAGAGGGCGAGGCTTGGTGCGCATGGAGCCTGAGGGCGCGGCAGGGACCTTCCACGACCCCCTGATGGCCGGCACCACCTCGGGCTCCTCCAGCCCAGACGAGGGCTCCACTCACAGCAAGGACTCTGACTTCACCATCGTCAACCCGAACGACCTGTGa
- the tbc1d5 gene encoding TBC1 domain family member 5 isoform X3, whose amino-acid sequence MQHPNFETRHPLQTDEQQETGFDPLNNFNKNRSRGSLDSSSYSQSQSTFLSYRKEWDDLFLNSNYLARIRQAGINGRLRSSRFRSVCWKLYLEALPEDKSQWINKTKELRAQYEKIKETHITNPRKAAGQQDLVVNNPLSQDEGSLWNKFFQDKELKGMIKQDVLRTFPEICYFQDEDVRTKLTDILFCYARENEQLLYKQGMHELLAPIVFVLHCDHQAFQHASETASPSEEMKCLLNPLYLEHDAYALFSQLMDTAEPWFSSFEREVRRGKEEMLTSIPFARPQDSGPSVAIVTKVNRIQDQLVKKHDVELHMHLNRLEIAPQIYGIRWVRLLFGREFPLQDLLVVWDALFADSITLDLVDYIFVAMLLYIRDALIASNFQTCLGLLMHYPPIGDINALLQKSLFLRDPKNNPRPVNYQFQQNLDYYKTRGADLMNKTRSSSTVKTAPLNINKVSSSLLSFGRKLIAPAMSSGSSGISPINSEVHSSSSSSSSTSPASAPAPTLSHPLAEPPSSQAPPQSQSQHYRLLKSESMPVHLSKGQSSRTVSSSPSTESFSGGRGHSTASPPLPPSRGSDVSTSSPPLSATKKESFFNITRSRSHSKTMGKKETQEEDLEAQVSFLQGQINDLEAMSKYCAKMMNTHICKIQEVILQEHLEKEDEVLVSLAGLKQIKDILKGALRFNQSQLEAEENEEITIADDHYTSTAAAETALSCNSHHGDHQQQGDSRPSRDSDLDGSVSTDEKEEEEQATTTPEQQVASSLGSEGKNWDDYILVSQDGDLQAAEGAGGGGGGGGGGVGRAAAERTPPIRRGRGLVRMEPEGAAGTFHDPLMAGTTSGSSSPDEGSTHSKDSDFTIVNPNDL is encoded by the exons ATGCAGCACCCCAACTTTGAGACCCGCCACCCGCTCCAGACAGACGAGCAGCAGGAGACGGGCTTCGACCCGCTCAACAATTTCAACAAGAACCGCAGCA GAGGATCTCTTGACAGCAGCAGTTACTCACAGTCTCAGTCAACCTTCCTCTCATATAG GAAAGAATGGGACGACTTGTTCCTCAACAGTAATTACCTGGCCAGGATCCGGCAGGCAGGCATCAACGGTCGACTGAGGAGCAGCCGCTTTCGGAGCGTATGCTGGAAG TTGTATTTGGAGGCTCTTCCAGAAGACAAGAGTCAGTGGATCAACAAGACCAAGGAGCTCCGAGCCCAGTATGAGAAGATTAAAGAAACG caCATCACGAACCCTCGCAAGGCTGCAGGCCAGCAGGACCTGGTGGTCAACAACCCGCTGTCACAGGATGAgggg AGCCTGTGGAACAAGTTCTTCCAGGATAAAGAGCTGAAGGGGATGATCAAACAAGACGTGTTGAGAAC GTTCCCTGAGATTTGTTACTTCCAGGACGAGGATGTGAGGACCAAGCTGACAGACATCCTCTTCTGTTACGCCAGAGAAAATGAACAGTTACTTTATAAACAG GGGATGCACGAGTTACTGGCTCCCATAGTGTTTGTGCTGCATTGTGACCATCAAGCCTTCCAGCATGCCAGCGAGACAGCCAGCCCCAG TGAGGAGATGAAGTGTCTGTTAAACCCACTGTACCTTGAGCACGATGCCTA TGCATTGTTCTCCCAGCTGATGGACACAGCAGAGCCGTGGTTCTCCAGCTTTGAGAGGGAAGTGAGGAGG GGTAAAGAAGAGATGCTGACCAGCATCCCGTTTGCTCGGCCCCAGGACTCAGGGCCATCTGTTGCCATAGTGACCAAAGTCAACCGCATCCAGGACCAGCTGGTGAAGAAGCACGACGTGGAGCTGCACATGCACCTCAACCGGCTGGAGATCGCCCCACAAATCTATGGCAT CCGGTGGGTACGTCTGCTGTTTGGCCGCGAGTTTCCACTCCAGGACCTGCTGGTGGTGTGGGACGCGCTGTTTGCTGACAGCATCACTCTGGACCTGGTGGACTACATCTTTGTGGCCATGCTGCTCTACATCCGAGATGCTC TCATTGCGAGTAACTTCCAGACCTGCCTGGGCCTGCTAATGCACTACCCTCCAATAGGAGACATCAATGCTCTGCTGCAGAAGTCTCTTTTCCTCAGAGATCCCAAA AACAATCCACGACCTGTCAACTACCAGTTTCAACAGAACCTGGATTACTACAAAACAAGGGGAGCTGACCTGATGAACAAGACCCg CTCTAGCTCCACTGTAAAAACAGCTCCCCTCAACATCAACAAAGTCTCCAGCAGCCTGCTGAGCTTCGGCAGGAAGCTCATTGCTCCAGCCATGTCGAGCGGGTCCAGCGGCATCTCGCCAATCAACAGCGAGGTAcattcctcctcctcgtcctcttcaTCCACCTCCCCCGCCTCAGCCCCTGCGCCCACCCTGTCTCACCCACTTGCTGAGCCTCCATCAAGCCAGGCGCCACCGCAGAGCCAGAGCCAGCACTACCGCCTGCTCAAGTCAGAGAGCATGCCTGTCCATCTCAGCAAAG GCCAAAGCTCCAGGACAGTAAGTTCCTCTCCCAGCACAGAAAGCTTCTCTGGCGGGCGGGGTCACTCCACTGCctctccacccctccctccatccagaGGGAGTGATGTCAGCACTTCATCCCCGCCTCTCTCCGCCACCAAGAAGGAGTCGTTCTTCAACATCACTCGCTCACGCTCTCACAGCAAGACCATGGGCAAGAAAGAGACG CAGGAGGAGGACCTCGAAGCCCAGGTATCTTTCCTGCAGGGTCAGATCAACGACTTGGAGGCTATGAGCAAATACTGTGCCAAGATGATGAACACCCACATCT GTAAAATCCAGGAAGTGATTCTTCAAGAACACTTGGAGAAAGAGGATGAGGTCCTGGTTTCACTGGCTGGACTCAAGCAG ATTAAAGACATCCTGAAGGGGGCGCTGCGCTTCAACCAAAGCCAGCTGGAGGCTGAGGAGAACGAAGAGATCACCATCGCTGACGATCACTACACCTCCACAGCGGCTGCAGAAACTGCCCTGAGTTGCAACAGTCACCACGGTGACCACCAACAGCAAGGTGACAGCAGGCCGAGCCGAGACTCCGACCTCGATGGGAGCGTGAGCACGgatgagaaagaagaggaggagcaggccACGACCACACCTGAGCAACAG GTGGCGTCTTCTCTCGGCTCGGAGGGTAAGAACTGGGACGACTACATCCTCGTATCCCAGGACGGAGACCTGCAGGCAGCCgagggagcaggaggaggaggaggaggaggtggtggaggagtaGGAAGGGCTGCAGCCGAGCGCACCCCTCCAATCAGAAGAGGGCGAGGCTTGGTGCGCATGGAGCCTGAGGGCGCGGCAGGGACCTTCCACGACCCCCTGATGGCCGGCACCACCTCGGGCTCCTCCAGCCCAGACGAGGGCTCCACTCACAGCAAGGACTCTGACTTCACCATCGTCAACCCGAACGACCTGTGa
- the tbc1d5 gene encoding TBC1 domain family member 5 isoform X4, which translates to MQHPNFETRHPLQTDEQQETGFDPLNNFNKNRSRGSLDSSSYSQSQSTFLSYRKEWDDLFLNSNYLARIRQAGINGRLRSSRFRSVCWKLYLEALPEDKSQWINKTKELRAQYEKIKETHITNPRKAAGQQDLVVNNPLSQDEGSLWNKFFQDKELKGMIKQDVLRTFPEICYFQDEDVRTKLTDILFCYARENEQLLYKQGMHELLAPIVFVLHCDHQAFQHASETASPSEEMKCLLNPLYLEHDAYALFSQLMDTAEPWFSSFEREVRRGKEEMLTSIPFARPQDSGPSVAIVTKVNRIQDQLVKKHDVELHMHLNRLEIAPQIYGIRWVRLLFGREFPLQDLLVVWDALFADSITLDLVDYIFVAMLLYIRDALIASNFQTCLGLLMHYPPIGDINALLQKSLFLRDPKNNPRPVNYQFQQNLDYYKTRGADLMNKTRSSSTVKTAPLNINKVSSSLLSFGRKLIAPAMSSGSSGISPINSEVHSSSSSSSSTSPASAPAPTLSHPLAEPPSSQAPPQSQSQHYRLLKSESMPVHLSKGQSSRTVSSSPSTESFSGGRGHSTASPPLPPSRGSDVSTSSPPLSATKKESFFNITRSRSHSKTMGKKETEEDLEAQVSFLQGQINDLEAMSKYCAKMMNTHICKIQEVILQEHLEKEDEVLVSLAGLKQIKDILKGALRFNQSQLEAEENEEITIADDHYTSTAAAETALSCNSHHGDHQQQGDSRPSRDSDLDGSVSTDEKEEEEQATTTPEQQVASSLGSEGKNWDDYILVSQDGDLQAAEGAGGGGGGGGGGVGRAAAERTPPIRRGRGLVRMEPEGAAGTFHDPLMAGTTSGSSSPDEGSTHSKDSDFTIVNPNDL; encoded by the exons ATGCAGCACCCCAACTTTGAGACCCGCCACCCGCTCCAGACAGACGAGCAGCAGGAGACGGGCTTCGACCCGCTCAACAATTTCAACAAGAACCGCAGCA GAGGATCTCTTGACAGCAGCAGTTACTCACAGTCTCAGTCAACCTTCCTCTCATATAG GAAAGAATGGGACGACTTGTTCCTCAACAGTAATTACCTGGCCAGGATCCGGCAGGCAGGCATCAACGGTCGACTGAGGAGCAGCCGCTTTCGGAGCGTATGCTGGAAG TTGTATTTGGAGGCTCTTCCAGAAGACAAGAGTCAGTGGATCAACAAGACCAAGGAGCTCCGAGCCCAGTATGAGAAGATTAAAGAAACG caCATCACGAACCCTCGCAAGGCTGCAGGCCAGCAGGACCTGGTGGTCAACAACCCGCTGTCACAGGATGAgggg AGCCTGTGGAACAAGTTCTTCCAGGATAAAGAGCTGAAGGGGATGATCAAACAAGACGTGTTGAGAAC GTTCCCTGAGATTTGTTACTTCCAGGACGAGGATGTGAGGACCAAGCTGACAGACATCCTCTTCTGTTACGCCAGAGAAAATGAACAGTTACTTTATAAACAG GGGATGCACGAGTTACTGGCTCCCATAGTGTTTGTGCTGCATTGTGACCATCAAGCCTTCCAGCATGCCAGCGAGACAGCCAGCCCCAG TGAGGAGATGAAGTGTCTGTTAAACCCACTGTACCTTGAGCACGATGCCTA TGCATTGTTCTCCCAGCTGATGGACACAGCAGAGCCGTGGTTCTCCAGCTTTGAGAGGGAAGTGAGGAGG GGTAAAGAAGAGATGCTGACCAGCATCCCGTTTGCTCGGCCCCAGGACTCAGGGCCATCTGTTGCCATAGTGACCAAAGTCAACCGCATCCAGGACCAGCTGGTGAAGAAGCACGACGTGGAGCTGCACATGCACCTCAACCGGCTGGAGATCGCCCCACAAATCTATGGCAT CCGGTGGGTACGTCTGCTGTTTGGCCGCGAGTTTCCACTCCAGGACCTGCTGGTGGTGTGGGACGCGCTGTTTGCTGACAGCATCACTCTGGACCTGGTGGACTACATCTTTGTGGCCATGCTGCTCTACATCCGAGATGCTC TCATTGCGAGTAACTTCCAGACCTGCCTGGGCCTGCTAATGCACTACCCTCCAATAGGAGACATCAATGCTCTGCTGCAGAAGTCTCTTTTCCTCAGAGATCCCAAA AACAATCCACGACCTGTCAACTACCAGTTTCAACAGAACCTGGATTACTACAAAACAAGGGGAGCTGACCTGATGAACAAGACCCg CTCTAGCTCCACTGTAAAAACAGCTCCCCTCAACATCAACAAAGTCTCCAGCAGCCTGCTGAGCTTCGGCAGGAAGCTCATTGCTCCAGCCATGTCGAGCGGGTCCAGCGGCATCTCGCCAATCAACAGCGAGGTAcattcctcctcctcgtcctcttcaTCCACCTCCCCCGCCTCAGCCCCTGCGCCCACCCTGTCTCACCCACTTGCTGAGCCTCCATCAAGCCAGGCGCCACCGCAGAGCCAGAGCCAGCACTACCGCCTGCTCAAGTCAGAGAGCATGCCTGTCCATCTCAGCAAAG GCCAAAGCTCCAGGACAGTAAGTTCCTCTCCCAGCACAGAAAGCTTCTCTGGCGGGCGGGGTCACTCCACTGCctctccacccctccctccatccagaGGGAGTGATGTCAGCACTTCATCCCCGCCTCTCTCCGCCACCAAGAAGGAGTCGTTCTTCAACATCACTCGCTCACGCTCTCACAGCAAGACCATGGGCAAGAAAGAGACG GAGGAGGACCTCGAAGCCCAGGTATCTTTCCTGCAGGGTCAGATCAACGACTTGGAGGCTATGAGCAAATACTGTGCCAAGATGATGAACACCCACATCT GTAAAATCCAGGAAGTGATTCTTCAAGAACACTTGGAGAAAGAGGATGAGGTCCTGGTTTCACTGGCTGGACTCAAGCAG ATTAAAGACATCCTGAAGGGGGCGCTGCGCTTCAACCAAAGCCAGCTGGAGGCTGAGGAGAACGAAGAGATCACCATCGCTGACGATCACTACACCTCCACAGCGGCTGCAGAAACTGCCCTGAGTTGCAACAGTCACCACGGTGACCACCAACAGCAAGGTGACAGCAGGCCGAGCCGAGACTCCGACCTCGATGGGAGCGTGAGCACGgatgagaaagaagaggaggagcaggccACGACCACACCTGAGCAACAG GTGGCGTCTTCTCTCGGCTCGGAGGGTAAGAACTGGGACGACTACATCCTCGTATCCCAGGACGGAGACCTGCAGGCAGCCgagggagcaggaggaggaggaggaggaggtggtggaggagtaGGAAGGGCTGCAGCCGAGCGCACCCCTCCAATCAGAAGAGGGCGAGGCTTGGTGCGCATGGAGCCTGAGGGCGCGGCAGGGACCTTCCACGACCCCCTGATGGCCGGCACCACCTCGGGCTCCTCCAGCCCAGACGAGGGCTCCACTCACAGCAAGGACTCTGACTTCACCATCGTCAACCCGAACGACCTGTGa